From Daucus carota subsp. sativus chromosome 6, DH1 v3.0, whole genome shotgun sequence, the proteins below share one genomic window:
- the LOC108227257 gene encoding chaperone protein ClpB4, mitochondrial: MAASRRSSLSLARAFTRPLLTNPTNYHTPHRLLCLLSSSSTNIFPFQHNPQAHFLTSCLNSTRTHSLANTKTLRPGLFYSFSSPPSYSTNASSSAQINDSEFTEMAWEGIVGAVDAARISKQQVVQSEHLMKALLEQKDGLARRILTKAGLDNTSVLQATDDFIHKQPKVIGETSGPVLGPDLNVLLSNARNHKREMKDDFVSVEHLLLAFLSDKRFGQQLFKNLQLSEQTLKDAVKAVRGNQRVTDQNPEGKYDVLDKYGNDLTELARRGKLDPVIGRDDEIRRCIQILSRRTKNNPVIIGEPGVGKTAIAEGLAQRIFRGDVPEPLMNRKLFSLDMGSLLAGAKYRGEFEERLKAVLKEVTASNGQIILFIDEIHTVVGAGAAGGAMDAGNLLKPMLGRGELRCIGATTLNEYRKYIEKDPALERRFQQVFCDQPSVEDTISILRGLRERYELHHGVKISDSALVSAAVLADRYITERFLPDKAIDLVDEAAAKLKMEITSKPTELDEIDRAILKLEMEKLSLKNDTDKASKERLAKLENDLVSLKEKQKGLTEQWDREKNLMTRIRSTKEEIDRVKLEMEAAERDYDLNRAAELKYGTLMSLQRQLEEAEKNLADYQGSGNSLLREEVSDLDIAEIVSKWTGIPLSNLQQSERDKLVLLEEVLHKRVVGQDMAVKSVADAIRRSRAGLSDPNRPIASFMFMGPTGVGKTELGKALAGYLFNTENALVRIDMSEYMEKHAVSRLVGAPPGYVGYEEGGQLTEVVRRRPYSVVLFDEIEKAHHDVFNILLQLLDDGRITDSQGRTVSFTNCVVIMTSNIGSHYILDTLRKTHDNTDAVYNLMKREVVELARQTFRPEFMNRIDEYIVFQPLDSKEISKIVEIQLNRVKDRLKQKKINLQYTKEAIEHLGQVGFDPNFGARPVKRVIQQMVENEVALRFLKGDIKEEDTLLIDADMSSKNEDVAGQNRLVIKKLESSWAEDALVANN; the protein is encoded by the exons ATGGCAGCAAGCAGAAGAAGCTCTCTCTCTTTGGCAAGAGCCTTCACAAGGCCTCTTCTTACAAACCCTACTAATTATCACACTCCTCACAGATTATTATGCCTCCTCTCTTCTTCTTCTACCAATATTTTCCCTTTTCAACACAACCCACAAGCTCATTTTCTTACTTCTTGTTTGAATTCTACTAGAACTCACTCTCTTGCTAATACTAAAACTTTAAGGCCTGGTTTGTTTTATAGCTTCTCTTCTCCTCCTTCTTACTCCACCAATGCCTCTTCCTCTGCTCAG ATTAATGATTCAGAATTTACTGAGATGGCATGGGAGGGGATTGTTGGTGCTGTCGACGCGGCGCGAATCAGCAAACAACAGGTTGTGCAATCTGAGCATTTAATGAAAGCACTGCTAGAGCAGAAAGATGGTCTGGCTAGAAGAATTTTGACAAAGGCTGGCCTTGATAACACTTCAGTTCTGCAAGCTACTGATGACTTCATACATAAACAACCAAAG GTGATAGGTGAAACAAGTGGCCCAGTACTTGGTCCAGATCTCAATGTTCTGTTGAGCAATGCAAGGAATCATAAAAGAGAGATGAAAGATGACTTTGTGTCGGTTGAACATCTATTATTGGCCTTCCTCTCAGATAAGAGGTTTGGTCAGCAGTTGTTCAAGAATTTGCAGCTCAGCGAACAGACTTTGAAAGATGCCGTCAAAGCTGTTCGCGGGAATCAGAGGGTCACCGATCAAA ATCCGGAAGGAAAATACGATGTACTGGACAAATATGGAAATGATCTAACAGAGCTTGCTCGACGTGGTAAACTTGATCCTGTTATAGGCAGGGATGATGAAATCAGACGATGCATTCAGATACTATCTCGGAGAACAAAAAATAACCCAGTTATCATTGGCGAGCCAGGTGTTGGAAAAACTGCAATAGCTGAAGG GTTAGCTCAAAGGATTTTTCGTGGGGATGTTCCTGAACCTCTGATGAACCGGAAG TTGTTCTCCTTGGATATGGGTTCACTGCTTGCTGGTGCCAAGTACAGAGGAGAGTTTGAGGAAAGGCTCAAAGCTGTCCTAAAAGAAGTCACAGCTTCGAATGGTCAGATTATTTTGTTTATTGATGAGATACACACTGTGGTTGGTGCAG GTGCCGCTGGGGGAGCAATGGATGCTGGAAATCTGTTGAAGCCAATGCTGGGTCGTGGTGAGCTGCGATGTATTGGAGCAACCACATTAAACGAGTACAGGAAGTACATTGAGAAAGACCCTGCTTTAGAACGGAGATTTCAACAGGTATTTTGTGACCAGCCATCTGTAGAGGACACAATCTCTATTCTCCGAGGATTGCGTGAGCGGTATGAACTGCATCATGGGGTCAAAATATCTGACAGTGCCTTGGTTTCGGCGGCTGTTCTAGCAGATCGGTACATCACAGAGCGGTTTTTACCAGATAAAG CTATTGATCTTGTTGATGAAGCTGCTGCAAAACTTAAAATGGAGATCACTTCTAAGCCCACTGAATTGGATGAAATCGACAGGGCAATACTGAAGTTGGAGATGGAGAAGCTCTCTCTGAAAAATGACACTGATAAAGCATCAAAAGAACGGCTGGCCAAATTGGAAAATGATCTTGTATCACTcaaagaaaaacagaaaggGCTAACTGAACAGTGGGATCGTGAAAAGAATCTTATGACCCGAATAAGATCCACAAAGGAGGAG ATTGACAGAGTCAAATTAGAGATGGAAGCTGCTGAGCGTGACTATGACCTAAATCGTGCTGCTGAGCTTAAATATGGAACATTAATGTCTCTTCAACGCcagcttgaagaagctgaaaagaATCTTGCTGACTATCAGGGTTCTGGCAATTCCTTGCTGCGTGAAGAAGTCTCTGATCTTGATATTGCTGAAATCGTAAGTAAGTGGACTGGCATTCCATTGTCAAACCTTCAGCAATCAGAGAGGGACAAACTTGTATTGCTGGAAGAGGTTCTTCACAAGCGCGTTGTCGGTCAGGATATGGCAGTCAAATCAGTAGCTGATGCTATCAGGCGGTCTAGGGCCGGACTTTCTGACCCTAACAGACCTATAGCAAGCTTTATGTTTATGGGACCGACTGGTGTTGGCAAGACTGAACTTGGGAAAGCACTGGCCGGATACCTTTTTAACACAGAAAATGCTCTTGTGCGCATTGATATGAGTGAGTACATGGAAAAACATGCAGTTTCTCGCTTAGTTGGTGCCCCACCTGGTTATGTAGGTTATGAAGAAGGTGGGCAGCTGACTGAAGTGGTTCGTCGGAGGCCTTATTCTGTTGTgctttttgatgaaattgagaAGGCGCATCATGATGTCTTCAACATTCTATTACAGCTGTTGGATGATGGAAGGATAACCGACTCCCAAGGGAGAACTGTCAGTTTCACCAACTGTGTGGTGATAATGACATCAAATATTGGGTCGCATTACATTCTTGATACTCTCCGGAAAACACATGATAATACGGATGCTGTATACAATTTGATGAAAAGAGAGGTCGTTGAGTTGGCTAGACAAACTTTCCGTCCAGAATTTATGAACAGAATCGATGAGTATATCGTTTTCCAACCACTTGACTCGAAGGAAATAAGCAAAATTGTGGAGATTCAG CTGAATCGTGTCAAGGACAGGCTAAAGCAGAAGAAGATCAATCTTCAATACACAAAGGAAGCAATCGAACACCTGGGGCAAGTAGGTTTTGACCCTAATTTTGGCGCTAGGCCAGTGAAGAGAGTGATACAACAAATGGTAGAGAATGAGGTTGCTTTGAGATTCTTGAAAGGAGATATCAAGGAAGAAGACACGCTTTTGATCGATGCTGACATGTCTTCAAAGAACGAAGATGTTGCAGGTCAGAATAGATTAGTGATCAAGAAACTCGAGAGTAGTTGGGCCGAGGACGCGTTGGTGGCAAACAACTAA
- the LOC108225706 gene encoding uncharacterized mitochondrial protein AtMg00310-like: protein MSLFLIPPNNCDKIEKKMNDFWWGQGANSSGIRWMAWYKLCVSKYGGGVEVRNLRCFNTAMLAKQGWRILTEAHSLVSKLMRARYFPDTDLLNARLGVNPSYLWRSILSTQDAIKVACRRSIGDGTSTKVWKVPWLPCAGNGYVSTNLVPELQNINVQNLMDIDKTNTWDNDVLDDLFNDRDRQLIPRVPISFRRRCDAWFWLFNPKDQFAVRSMYKKLQGPHEMVLRSFWHQLWNLKIPVKLLVFYGLSARDVYQRCWP from the coding sequence ATGAGTCTGTTCTTAATTCCTCCTAATAACTGTGATAAGATTGAGAAGAAAATGAATGATTTTTGGTGGGGGCAAGGAGCAAATAGTAGTGGAATCAGGTGGATGGCGTGGTACAAGTTGTGTGTATCAAAATATGGGGGAGGCGTGGAGGTAAGAAACTTAAGATGTTTTAATACAGCGATGCTAGCTAAGCAAGGGTGGAGGATTTTGACTGAAGCACATTCTTTGGTTTCTAAGCTTATGAGAGCTCGTTATTTCCCTGATACGGATTTATTGAATGCGAGGTTGGGTGTGAATCCAAGTTATTTATGGCGTAGTATCCTCTCTACTCAAGATGCTATCAAAGTAGCTTGTCGAAGGAGCATTGGTGATGGGACTAGTACTAAGGTCTGGAAGGTGCCCTGGTTACCATGCGCGGGAAATGGCTATGTCTCTACAAATTTAGTGCCTGAACTTCAGAATATTAATGTCCAAAATCTGATGGATATTGATAAAACAAATACATGGGACAATGATGTGTTGGATGATTTGTTTAATGATCGTGATCGACAACTAATTCCACGAGTTCCAATTTCATTTCGACGAAGATGTGATGCTTGGTTTTGGTTATTTAATCCTAAAGATCAGTTTGCGGTGAGAAGCATGTATAAGAAGTTGCAGGGTCCTCATGAAATGGTGCTAAGGAGCTTCTGGCATCAATTATGGAACTTAAAAATCCCAGTAAAGTTGCTTGTTTTCTATGGCCTGTCTGCAAGGGATGTTTACCAACGATGCTGGCCTTGA